In Clarias gariepinus isolate MV-2021 ecotype Netherlands chromosome 1, CGAR_prim_01v2, whole genome shotgun sequence, one DNA window encodes the following:
- the prox3 gene encoding prospero homeobox 3, which produces MDCPSDLFQQQPSQVCHFDLYHSPPESTSTGPIISPLLHPNSASQRWGGYRQGQCLFSDLPAHEEEQEIDADRFGRKTAPGGTPIPQYRLGDRRRGSGDWSQDLLRVKQLRVDNTVKREAEAEREGHRGRRSVAQWVRADKSVEERGRRKESREGRQRQRHELKLQLEETRGKLLELQRKVWQVYGEHHVDEEKGGEGDDGVMDETAEIFSEGETEDNLDSGLYPPLGANNKKHERSGNENSEVFPETPVDLDLDMELDGGGVWLGCSLVQGEWENIGGSEKFAQALKQELSSAVARVIDRVLHLYAETDQTLPSTAVLAQEIPTTRALDPNHEKKQKLGVPGGTTEQAEALPLVAKKPHDKRNPLIPGRHKNLLIPQANPSLPLLPQPHLSALLPPRNKDSFLPSCPPNPPPLPLPLLHYTMQHLFTRSLSSMPLHKDGLPSEPFMDFRSHNPTFPPLPLLGQLNPSLTDRGRDEGMRVGIDGGDSALYLGPGGSQEGLSPCHLKKAKLMFFYTRYPSSNTLKTYFPDVKFNRCVTSQLIKWFSNFREFFYIQMERFARQAAREGPVTARERGLRLSRNSELFRILNMHYNKSNDYQVPERFVEVSEVALREFFTAIQSGRDADPCWKKSIYKIICKLDSPVPDSFRLPGCPMDTHRMV; this is translated from the exons ATGGATTGCCCGTCAGATCTTTTCCAGCAGCAGCCGTCCCAGGTGTGCCACTTTGACCTGTACCATAGTCCACCAGAGTCCACCTCCACTGGCCCCATCATTTCTCCTCTTTTGCACCCCAACAGTGCTTCCCAGAGGTGGGGTGGATATAGGCAGGGACAATGCTTATTCTCTGATCTGCCAGCGCATGAGGAGGAACAGGAGATTGATGCAGACAGGTTTGGGAGAAAAACAGCTCCAGGAGGAACTCCAATTCCGCAGTACCGGCTTGGGGATAGGAGACGAGGTTCTGGTGACTGGAGTCAGGACCTTCTGAGAGTGAAGCAGCTTAGAGTGGACAATACGGTAAAGAGAGAGGCAGAGGCGGAAAGAGAAGGGCACAGAGGTAGGAGAAGTGTAGCCCAATGGGTAAGAGCAGACAAGAGCGTAGAGGAAAGAGGACGGAGGAAGGAGAGCAGGGAGGGGAGGCAGCGGCAACGGCATGAGCTGAAACTCCAGCTAGAGGAAACCAGAGGGAAGCTGCTAGAGCTTCAACGCAAAGTGTGGCAAGTATATGGAGAACATCATGTAGATGAAGAgaaaggaggagaaggagaTGATGGAGTGATGGACGAGACAGCAGAGATTTTCTCTGAAGGAGAAACAGAGGATAATCTTGACAGTGGACTTTATCCTCCTCTGGGTgctaacaataaaaaacatgaaCGTTCAGGGAATGAGAATTCTGAGGTGTTTCCTGAAACCCCTGTGGACTTGGACCTTGACATGGAGTTGGACGGAGGTGGAGTGTGGCTCGGGTGCAGTCTGGTGCAGGGAGAGTGGGAAAACATAGGTGGCAGTGAGAAATTTGCTCAGGCTCTAAAGCAGGAGCTGTCCAGTGCAGTGGCACGGGTCATTGACAGGGTTCTCCATCTCTATGCTGAAACTGACCAAACATTACCGTCCACTGCAGTTTTAGCCCAGGAGATTCCCACTACTAGGGCACTAGACCCAAACCATGAAAAGAAGCAAAAGCTTGGGGTGCCTGGTGGTACGACAGAACAAGCTGAAGCACTGCCACTGGTTGCAAAAAAACCTCACGATAAAAGGAACCCTCTAATTCCAGGCCGACATAAGAACCTTCTCATCCCTCAGGCTAACCCCAGCTTACCCCTTTTACCCCAGCCCCATCTTTCTGCACTCTTACCACCAAGGAACAAAGACTCCTTCCTGCCATCCTGCCCTCCAAACCCTCCACCACTGCCCCTGCCTCTTCTCCATTACACCATGCAGCATCTCTTTACCCGTTCTCTTTCCAGTATGCCGCTTCACAAAGACGGGCTCCCCAGTGAACCCTTTATGGACTTTCGCTCGCACAATCCCACGTTCCCTCCCTTACCTCTGCTTGGCCAGTTAAATCCATCTCTCACTGATAGAGGAAGAGATGAGGGGATGAGAGTTGGAATTGATGGAGGAGATTCAGCTTTATATCTTGGTCCTGGGGGC TCCCAGGAGGGTCTGTCTCCATGTCATCTGAAGAAAGCCAAGCTAATGTTCTTCTACACACGCTACCCCAGCTCCAACACACTCAAGACTTACTTCCCTGATGTCAAG TTCAATCGCTGCGTCACCTCTCAGCTCATTAAGTGGTTCAGTAACTTCCGGGAATTCTTCTACATTCAGATGGAACGATTTGCGCGTCAGGCAGCTCGTGAGGGTCCTGTGACAGCCAGAGAGAGGGGATTGCGTCTGAGCCGAAATTCTGAGCTCTTTCGCATTCTGAACATGCACTACAATAAGAGTAATGACTACCAG GTGCCGGAAAGGTTTGTGGAGGTGTCTGAAGTGGCATTACGGGAGTTCTTCACTGCTATCCAGAGTGGACGTGATGCTGACCCCTGCTGGAAAAAGTCCATTTACAAAATCATCTGCAAACTTGACAGCCCTGTGCCTGACAGCTTCCGTTTGCCAGGCTGCCCCATGGACACACACCGCATGGTCTAA
- the snx15 gene encoding sorting nexin-15, giving the protein MAKRTKKEEYYRFFTVTEPRTHEKGHTEYKVTARFVSKKRPEDVKEVVIWRRYTELKKLHGELAYTHRNLFRRQEEFPPFPRAQLFGRFDEAVIEERRNAAEAMLLFTTNIPALYNSPQLKEFFRGGEVRRPLDPCVSSSTSLPPPLIPLPKRATGLGAEEETGTEAPILTQELESTLVEKEFGEPEMAVEALSNMEISPVQESHEEKKEAEVNFSTEQPITVPSPEPPGSLADQSEEFDSLFDCVLEEHLDNAQPHLSGDDLAIFDPCHKEDQGFGPPDHSELLSLNLTIQDGAVCGDELDYVVQATSEMTAAQESEKEGDHSTAIMRYRTAVEILMKGVQGDVDPEQRDAVKRRVAECLEHAERLLSSQTPTQHHNT; this is encoded by the exons atggCTAAGAGGACTAAGAAAGAGGAATATTACCGTTTCTTCACCGTTACAGAGCCACGCACACACGAGAAAGGACACACGGAATATAAAGTGACTGCGAGG TTTGTATCAAAGAAGAGACCAGAGGATGTGAAAGAA GTAGTGATTTGGAGAAGGTACACCGAATTGAAGAAATTGCATGGAGAGCTGGCTTACACTCATAGGAACCTGTTTCGAAGACAGGAAGAGTTTCCTCCATTTCCCCGAGCACAGCTATTTG GTCGGTTTGATGAGGCAGTGATTGAGGAGAGGCGGAATGCAGCTGAAGCCATGCTGCTCTTCACTACAAACATCCCTGCATTATACAACAGTCCTCAGCTCAAAGAATTCTTCAGG GGAGGAGAGGTGAGAAGACCATTAGATCCCTGTGTCTCTTCTTCTACATCTCTACCTCCCCCTCTCATCCCTTTACCAAAGAGAGCCACTGGCTTGGGAGCTGAAGAGGAGACAGGGACGGAGGCTCCCATCCTGACCCAGGAACTGGAGTCTACTTTGGTGGAAAAGGAGTTTGGCGAGCCTGAAATGGCGGTGGAGGCGCTCAGTAACATGGAAATCAGCCCAGTACAAGAGagtcatgaagaaaaaaaggaagcagaAGTGAATTTCAGCACAGAACAACCAATCACAG TACCCAGCCCTGAGCCTCCTGGATCTCTAGCTGATCAGTCAGAGGAGTTTGATTCACTCTTTGACTGCGTATTGGAGGAACATTTAGATAATGCACAACCCCATCTCTCAGGCGATGACCTAGCCATCTTTGATCCATGTCATAAAGAAG ATCAGGGCTTTGGGCCTCCTGATCACTCTGAGCTTCTGTCGCTCAACTTGACCATTCAGGATGGTGCAGTGTGTGGTGACGAGTTGGACTATGTGGTCCAGGCAACCAGTGAGATGACTGCAGCCCAggagagtgagaaagagggaGACCACAGCACAGCAATAATGCGATACAGAACAGCAGTTGAAATCCTCATGAAAGGAGTCCAAG GAGATGTGGATCCTGAGCAAAGGGATGCAGTGAAGAGGAGGGTAGCTGAGTGCCTTGAGCATGCAGAGCGACTGCTCTCTTCACAAACTCCTACTCAGCATCATAACACgtag